In one Vicugna pacos chromosome 22, VicPac4, whole genome shotgun sequence genomic region, the following are encoded:
- the CIB3 gene encoding calcium and integrin-binding family member 3 produces the protein MGNKQTVFTHEQLEAYQDCTFFTRKEIMRLYYRYQDLAPQLVPLDYTSCPDVKVPYELIGTMPELKDNPFRQRIAQVFSEDGDGHMTLDNFLDMFSVMSEMAPRDLKAYYAFKIYDFNNDDYICAWDLEQTVTKLTRGELSAEEVSLVCEKVLDEADGDHDGRLSLEDFQNMILRAPDFLSTFHIRI, from the exons ATGGGCAACAAGCAGACCGTGTTCACTCATGAGCAGCTGGAAGCGTATCAG GACTGCACCTTCTTCACGAGGAAGGAAATCATGAG GCTCTACTATCGCTATCAGGATCTGGCCCCCCAGCTTGTCCCTCTCGACTATACCAGCTGCCCTGATGTGAAGGTGCCCTATGAGCTCATTGGCACCATGCCTGAGCTGAAG GACAACCCCTTCCGTCAGAGGATCGCCCAGGTCTTCTCGGAGGACGGGGATGGTCACATGACCTTGGACAACTTCCTGGACATGTTTTCTGTGATGAGCGAAATGGCTCCCCGTGACCTCAAAGCCTACTACGCTTTTAAAATTTATG ACTTTAACAATGATGACTACATCTGCGCTTGGGACCTGGAGCAGACGGTGACCAAGCTGACGCGGGGGGAGCTGAGTGCTGAGGAGGTCAGCCTGGTGTGTGAGAAGGTGCTGGATGAGGCCGATGGGGACCACGATGGGCGGCTGTCCCTGGAAGACTTCCAGAACATGATCCTTCGGGCGCCAGACTTCCTCAG CACCTTCCACATCCGCATCTGA
- the HSH2D gene encoding hematopoietic SH2 domain-containing protein, with protein sequence MTEARQLPPPLPPRLAWFVQTQMGQLAHGGVPEWFHGAISREDAENLLESQPLGSFLIRVSHSHVGYTLSYKAENCCRHFMVKLLDDGSFMIPGEARAHTSLDALVTFYQQRPMQPHGDLLTQPCGQKDPAYVDYEELFLYSIALAEEAASSTHSPSKHLNSSSHPVAAPEEASAKPVLLHQPKERKPTAELDGASMEEAASSCPQKSPLEETCQKLWKNLKMLPQTGKKVQQQLKSHLVAVRSSSLQDTRPSGVTHGSGAGAGDSAWKDNFYMDPFVATSFQSPSQPQASRNKDDPSRKALRSASWSEVIPRVRGWRRAIVRALSSQASKPEPRDLKEPQEDWLPEEYHTPPPFAPGYC encoded by the exons ATGACAGAGGCCAGACAGCTGCCCCCACCACTGCCTCCACGACTGGCCTGGTTTGTGCAGACGCAGATGGGCCAGCTGGCCCATGGAGGGGTCCCTGAGTGGTTCCATGGGGCCATCTCGAGAGA AGATGCCGAGAACTTGCTGGAATCACAGCCACTGGGATCCTTCCTCATcagggtcagccacagccacgtggGCTACACACTCTCTTACAA AGCTGAAAACTGCTGCCGCCACTTCATGGTGAAACTTTTGGATGATGGGAGCTTCATGATCCCTGGGGAGGCAAGAGCCCACACCTCTCTAGACGCTTTGGTCACCTTCTACCAGCAGCGGCCGATGCAGCCGCACGGGGATCTGCTGACGCAGCCTTGCGGGCAG AAGGATCCTGCATACGTAGATTATGAGGAACTCTTCCTTTACTCCATTGCATTGGCTGAGGAAGCCGCCAGCTCCACCCACAGCCCCAGCAAACATCTGAATTCCTCCTCCCATCCAGTGGCCGCACCTGAAGAG GCCTCTGCAAAGCCAGTCCTGCTTCATCAGCCAAAGGAAAGGAAGCCGACGGCAGAGCTGGATGGGGCATCCATGGAGGAAGCTGCTTCCTCCTGCCCCCAAAAATCTCCTCTTGAGGAGACCTGCCAGAAACTCTGGAAGAACCTCAAGATGCTCCCCCAGACAGGCAAGAAGGTCCAGCAGCAGCTGAAATCCCACCTGGTGGCTGTGCGCTCCTCATCGCTCCAggacaccaggccatcgggggtGACCCACGGCTCAGGAGCTGGGGCAGGTGACTCAGCCTGGAAAGATAACTTCTACATGGACCCCTTTGTGGCCACATCCTTCCAAAGCCCCTCACAGCCCCAGGCTTCAAGAAACAAAGATGACCCCTCAAGGAAGGCCTTGAGGTCGGCCAGCTGGAGCGAGGTGATCCCAAGGGTCAGGGGTTGGCGCCGGGCAATAGTGAGAGCCCTGTCCTCACAGGCGTCCAAACCGGAGCCAAGAGACTTGAAAGAACCGCAGGAGGACTGGCTCCCCGAGGAGTACCACACACCACCACCCTTCGCCCCTGGGTACTGCTAG